TGGTTTATGATTGTCGTCGCCCAAATTTTTTTGCATGCTCTTTGAATCGGTGAGAATGAGAAACATAAAATTGGGGAAAGAAAACTTAAGTTGTGCTTGGCCATGTACAATTAATTAATCCTTGTGTCTCCTATTAATTGGCACTATTTTTTTGCTTGTTTCACGAGAATATACACTTTGTGTTGAGCATGaggtttaatgcataattaaaaaaagtagaagagagataaaaagaaaaagtaattaaagtaaaGAATAAGCACCACCTCAAGTGGAAGATAGGTGAAAAAGGACTAATTATCTTTAAATTTCAGCatgtttcaaaaataaatcaataCTCTAGTATTACTGAATATCATGCTCTACAGCAAACTAAAAAGGAGAGTTAGACGTGCcgacggttccggaaccggcggttccggttttggaaaTTGCCGAACCAGAACCGAACAACGAGGATGTTTCACGGTTTTCGGTTCCAAATCGACGGTTTTCCGATAATTTTTCACGATTCCGAATCGCCGACTCGCCAATTTTCGTTGGTTTTTTGTAGTCCAGGCCCGGTTTCACGGTTTTCAGGTGTTTTTTTGCGGTTCCAGCACGagttcggtgtgaaaatttttgAACCCGAACCGAACCACGGTTCTAAAATCAACGGTTTTGGTTCGAGTAAATTCTCATGGTTACGGTTTTACAGCTAACCGCCGGAACCGTAAACCTAGGGCACCACTAAAGAGAGTATCGATTTTATATGTATATCATATTATTTAAAGTaaacaaaattagaaaaaaaaaatttctcgaGACTATTTTCTGTGagcattatttataatcatTCGTTCATGTATAGAGGTAAAAcaacaatataaaaaataaaataaatacaaatagaGTAAAATAAATACGAAATACTACAAACCTATATTACTGGAGAACTGCTCTCCAGCGCCTCCTCTCCAACGGCGTTAAACCCTCACAAATTCTCCATCGCCTCCTTCTCTCCTTCTCCCTCGCAAATTGCTCTCCGGCGCCGGACTTCTCCAACTCCGCCCACGCCTCTATCTCTCCCCCCTCCTTCTCCATCCAAAATATTTCAAACTTGAAGCTCCTCCAACGCCGCCAATGGGTGCGAGCACGGGAGTTAACGAAGAAGAGAAGGTCGTAAAATCGGCAAGGCGGCCGCACCTGGCGGAGGAGAAGGACTATGAAGCTCTACGCGAGATTTTCCGCCACCATATTGAATCATTCGACCATATGCTAGACAACGCCCTCTATGCCATGATGCAGAACGTCAAACCCGTCGAAGTCCTCGATCCTGCAACCAAGCTCAAGCTTAGAAATATCCTTGTGATTGATTTATAATCAAATTCCGTTGAATTTTAGTTGAGTTTCAagtttgggattgatttttggTTGCTTTTTCTTTTCTATGATTAAATATGACATAAAAATTGTAGCTTGAGGTGGAAAATTGTTTTCTTGGTCATGTTTTGAGCTTACTATGCTTTGCTATAGTTCAAGTTTTGATCCTTATTGGTTGATTCTTAACCCCGACATACTTTGGCTCTCCGATCCGGAAATATTTGAACCTCAAAAGGAGTTTTCCAGGGCTATGACAGATCCATTATATCCTTTTGAGGTATGCATCGTTACGCTTTGGTATCTATATCCAATCAAACCCTATGCCAGAGGCTAATGCTATATCTGTGTGTGGCTGGAGCAGTGTAGGCAAGCAAAACTCTCGTATTCTGGGACATTCATGGCGTATTTAAATTTTCAGTACGGTGATGGAGGAGTCATAAGAGATAAAATTAGTCTTGGGCAGTTTCCTATCATGTTAAAGGTAATTGATATGATAACTTGATGCCCAATCTTAAATTGGGGATGTTTCATATTTGTTAAGCTCTATATTATAACTTGAGTTTACAGTAAAATTATCTTTTGTttttaactagtattgatccttaTTTGACAAATACTCttagaagagagaaactctatGTAGTAGTACCTTGTTTGACCATACTTGTAGAAGTTGTCGATACAAATTATGGTTTGAATAGTAGTACTCCCCCAATCCTCTAAAATTAGAGACTTTATGAAAGAGATGATTTAAACAGAGAGTAATAAAAATAGGTGATTATCTCTAAGATATAGTGTGATACTCCTTAAGAGCAAGGCATGTAAATTGGTTTGATCTCTAGGTGTGATCTCTCATTGAATTTGTTGGGATTTgcacgcacacaaggctttcacacactcaagaagatcacacacacactcactgttgtatgagatcacacaatgcagaaacacacacactcacactttgagtattgaagatgataatcttggagagaaactggaaaactctttattgattaaactactcttgttcattctccgatgtgggatatggtttgcttcaccacaatcctcccctcaaaccaagaccaccagaccaagaccacatgtctgtgccccatgttacaggtcaccaggtcaccacaagtcttggtcgagctcacgcagagacatcggagaacttgcaagcgcaacccaccgaaccccgagccacacaggcccagcccctgaaccagggctctgataccactgttgggaATCGGTgatgcacacccgaactccacattagtatgatattgtccgctttgggcaaatccctcacggttttgctcttggggtactccccaaaaggcctcatactaatggagttgggatagcccatttatatgcttgcaactcttgttcattctccgatgtgggatatggtttgcttcaccacaatcctcccctcaaaccaagaccaccagaccaagaccacatgtctgtgccttgaatctgattctgtctttatcagtggtctctaccttctttttaaacaaccacttgcaactgatcagcttcctctcctttccatctgtattcagcttggatttgtccaccaaaatccaggttttgttcttgagtaaagactctatttcttcattcatggcCTCTATCCATCTCTCTCTGTCTTTGCTTCTCATGGCCTCTTTATAGGTGAGAGGATCAGCAATATCAATACTCTCAGCAGCACACAGTGCATAATAGACCATATCTGCAAATTTCTCAGGAGGCTTTGCATTTCTCCTTCCCCTATCTCTTGCAATCTGGTACTCTCTGGTAGGATCTGCTGTGGACTCATCATTTCTTCTACCTTGAGCTGGAGCACCATCACTCTCTGGATCAGGTTCATTTTCTGAGTCAgtgactccacctgctcctaggccaactcccataggctccaccttgaagaaatcactctcaacttcactggagtcactggagtccagcttatctttcaagTAGGGCATCTGATcttccaagaacaccacatccctactcaccaccaccttctgcctaccaggctcaatacaccagagcctataccccttaacacccctctgatatcccagcaagatacatttcagagccctagcttcaagcttactttgcctagcatgagcataggctgcacacccaaacaccttgtattttgagtagtcactatgagctccataccacatgtaatcaggagtttcagatttcagggcagtagatgggcatttattgatgagataggctgctgtatacaccgcctctccccagaacctgctgctcaaaccagaaccaagaagcaggcacctcaccctctctaggatagtcctattcatcctctccacaacaccattttgctggggattaccaggaacagtacggtgcctcttcatacccttctctttgcaaaatatatcaaattcagcagacaagaattccaagccattgtcagttcttaagcatttaacactccttcctttctctagctccacctccttacaccatatcttgaacttagtgagtgtttcagatttttccttaagaatatatacccacaacttccttgtatagtcatcaatgatagctagataatactttcctccaccaattgaacacaccggtgaaggcccccaaagatcactatgtatgtagtctaaaggggctgtagaagagtgaatacctgtaggatagggtgccttctttgcttttccaagtatacattgctcacaggggtccatattgttgaaatctccagagatcaggcccttcttgatgagttctttcaggcttccttctgctggatggcccagcctcttgtgccatagcattagggaatcatctgacacagcattgctttctccatcaacagccttagccttcaaataatagagaatatgctctctgtcagcctccatcatcactgcatctccagatttcacaaacaattttccttgactcattaatatagtgaaccccctctgctccagcattcccaatgagatgaggttcctcttcacttctggaatatacctcaccccagtcagGATCTTcacagagccatcttgtaggcttagcttcaccttccctatcccttttatctgacaagtatgattatttccaagaacaaccgtacccgatgcttcttgaagatcatgaaaccagcttctattggggcacatatggaagctgcaccccgagtccattatccacctgtgactgaccccactgtcactaatattcataagttgagccgggggatcagcactctccacacaatcagattggttgtgtccctcagaggccatctttctcttccatgcatgacaatctttcttcaaatgtccaggtttcttgcaccaatagcaagctctggtttccttctgagcatcagaacttgagggtttagggccctcaaacttcttcttgaagttctgcttcttgaacttcttcacattcaaggcctctgcagcttgaacattggagcttgcagagcctctgttggttgtcttctggagttctttggccatcaaggctgaatagacttctgcataggtgataggtttatctcttccatagataattgcatcacttaactggtcatacgagctaggcaaggcattcaatgtgagaatggccttatcctcatctgaaatcttgacatcaacagatcccaggtcatcaatgatcttgttgaactcctctagctgctcaatgatggacctatctccagaaaaactataggcatacagcctcttcttgagatacagccggttagccaaggatttggccaagtaaacttcatccaacttgtccaagatctccaccgcagtcttggcttcttgaacatccctcaagaccttatctccaaggcacagaatcactgcagaatgtgccttgagctgcatctcctccatctttgcctgagctttatcatcaagcactggagcctttcctttctcctctggttttgcaagaactgcggccaagccttgttgaatcaaaaccgccttcatcttcatcttccacaggctataatcattcttgcctgtgaacttttctgcatcaagccttgctgccatctctgaaaccgtttgatcctctgcaaatcagcttcaatatcccttcccacagacggcgccacttgttgggatttgcacgcacacaaggctttcacacactcaagaagatcacacacacactcactgttgtatgagatcacacaatgcagaaacacacacactcacactttgagtattgaagatgataatcttggagagaaactggaaaactctttattgattaaactactcttgttcattctccgatgtgggatatggtttgcttcaccacagaATTTGTTAACGCTTCTAAACTTGACACAACACTTTTGCTTTTGTGTAGTCCAAAAAATGTCATCTTAGGGCGGCAGAAACTCCCAAGGAATTGGTTTCACTCAAAGAAGAGCCGTCAGAAATGGGAGGGTGAGTATGTTGCCCCTTTAAATGAATCTTTAAGTTCTGGACATTATGTAACCTCCTTACCGTATGATTGTGTTTTCTTCAGATACTTTATCCTGAATGGACATGAGAGAGTTATTCGTCTTGTGGTACTCCCAAAGAGAAATTATGTAAGTAAAATCTTCCTATCCCCTAAGTGTACGTTGCTGTAGAACTTTTTATTGTCTATTCACCTTCTTGTAATCTTACATAGCCAACGAGCATGGTGCGGAATTCTTTTCGTGAACGGCGTGAAGGTTATACAGATAAAGCAGTAGTCATAAGGTTCTTTCCTTTCTATCTCACTGTTTTAATTTGTTATTGCTTCAAGGTGCATATTTAGGAATCTGATTTAGTAGATGTAGTGGGGTTTTGTATGATGCTTTGCTTTGCCATTTTTTGTTCTTTCCCTTTCTATCGACCATCATATATGTCAGATCTTGATGCTTAAAATTTGTGTAGCTTTTAGTCGACAGCCTCATTGGTCTATCTCATGGTTATATTTGGTTGTGGTAGGCATGTTATGAGCTTTTATTATGCCAAATGAAAAAAGGTAATACCCGTTTGGGTTCCATCTTATCTGGGTACGGTACATACATGCTCACTGTTGTTCTTCAAATTCACACGCTCATTGTTTTTCTAAACTTCTATGAAGACTCCCTGATACTTTTCCAGTCGCAAATCTATTCCCCTATGTATAGTTCTTTTGAACTCTGATATTTTTTGGTATTCTTTATAACGTTCAGATGTGTTAGAGAAGACCAGTCTGCTGTGTCAGTTAAACTATACTACCTTAATAGTGGGAGTGCAAGGCTTGGGTTCTGGTGAGAACTTTAGTACTTAGTGGAATTTTCTCATATGGTGAAATTATGAAAGTCTAACGCTCTTTTATTTGCTAGGATACAAGGGAGGGAGTATTTGCTTCCTGTTGGAATCATATTAAAGGTAATGTGCATTTCTCTGATTTACTCTTGAAGTTTCACTGTACCTGTCGTTTTATGTGTTACAAATAAGTTTAAACTTATACATGTCTTTGGTTTTCTATTCATTGGTGGATAACTTTCAGCTCGTACTGTTTGTAAATGATTGACTAATGACTATGAAGTAATTTGGTAAAGAATCATTTTATTGATTATCATTTCTGCAGTATGGTGGTCAACTGGTCATTTTAGATTGAATGGAATAAAAGAAtcatttgaataaattttgttTCTGATTTAGATAAATATTGGATTTGTAACTTTAAATGAGAGAGCTTTCTCATAATGCTTGCCATGACTCATCCCTATGCACTCTGCACTATGTTCAGTACGAAGTTATGATTCCTGTCCTAAGGTTGAAAATCAACTATTGATTTGGCTTTTGTGCAAGCTATGATACTTCTATAGGCTAGTTTAGGAAATCAGAGACTGGGTAAAAGGATAATGGATTAGTGTAGGAACACTGCGGGAGCGAAATTAGGGTGCAATGCAAGACGATTAATAGTTAGGCCAGATGTAAATTGTTGTAAttgttataaaattattaaagcaCGAGATCTGTTAGTTAGTATTAACACATGGTCTCGGAGGCTCTTGGAAAGTTTATTGGCAAATCGTTGCTACTGCTTCTGTTTTCCTCTCATTCTGCTCTGTGTAGGCTCTGACAGAGACGACTGATCATGAAATCTATGTGAGTTTAACATCCAGCTACAATGAAAAGTATGATCGAGGAAAGGGATCTGTTGGCACTCAACTCATTGGTGAAAGAGCAAAAATTATTTTGGATGAGCTTCAGCATTTCTCTCTCTATACTCGCACTCAGTGTATACAACATATTGGTACTGAGCCATAATTACACTCTGTTTGCATTCCACATGAGCTTATTGCATTTGTGTTCTAAGGCTTTTGTATTACTAGGTGAGCATTTCCAGGCTGTTATGATGAGACTGGAAAAACAAAGCTACTCTGATGTAAGTTCATGTCTTCTATGGCAATTGTTTTTACTGCTCTCACTAAAGGATATAAAGTAGATCAAATTACATATCTCATGCAATGAAACCTTTCATATTAGACTCGGAAATCATGTATCCGAATGTGCTATCAAGCTGCTCGCACCCTTCTGCTCTCAGTTGTGTCTGCCTTGGTTTTGCAGGTTGCTGATACTGTGTTAAGAGATTACATATTTGTCCATCTAGATGACAATATTGACAAGTTCAATCTACTCATGTTAGTGTCTCTTTTTTTCTGCCTCGTTCTAGTTTTTCGCCTAGACAGATTTTTTTAGATTATCTGCTGTTTTGTTTTTACTTATTCCATATTTATATTGACTCACATGACATTTTCTTGCTGATTTAGTTTTCAATTTAGTTTAATGCTGCAGAAATTGTTTTCTCTGGTAGACCAGACATCAGTACCGGACAATCCTGATTCTTTACAACATCATGAGGTTCTACTACCTGGCCACCTAATAACTATTTATCTCAAGGTAAAAGCTCTGGTTTTTAGTACCCATGGAGACATTTTTTTCTTGATAAATTCAATATCCATCTGGTTTAGGATCTGTATAAACTGTTTTACTCCATCCTTAAGGTCCTTTCTATGTAATTGTTGACGTATCACTGGTTATATAGGACCCACATGTTACAATTCCAACTGTAAAAACTAAAAAGAGGACTATTATCATAATATCATTTCTCAGAGAAAGAATGTGTGGAACTGGTCTGTGAATCGAATTGTCATGGATGCCATAGTAGTACTTCTAGTATGATCGAGGAACTGTTCTCGGAAGTATTCATGTTCACTCATAAACTTCCATTTCACATGTGCCTTGAGTTGCGAACCTGTTGCAGACTAGTTATGCTCCTTTTTAAGGATGAGCAGACAACCCTGATAAGGAAAACAGCATAAAATAAATCCCTTGTTTTTATCCTCTATTGATTCTGTAATTAATACGGAGTATAACTTTAATTGAGTTGTAATTGGTACTCCCTACGTCCCGCTGAAGATGACCCAcattcctttttggtttgtctcaaccaagatgacccattactaaaTATGGGAACACCTATAgcctactttattccctctatctttctttactctctccactttacacacaaaataaaactgcataaaatcccgtgctgacaaggaaggggtcatcttccctgggacggagggagtactaggcAAGTACCCTGGAATTGTAATTTTGCCACTGCCTTTATTTTCTAAGAAGCTTTGTGTTGGTAATATGTAACTGTTTTGTTATCCTCTTCATTTTTCTAAACAGTTGGTTAAATTGTCCTTGAAGCAGTGGTTTGTGTTTTATTACCTAATTGGCTTATTTGCTGTATCATTATAAAGAAATTTCATCAACTATCTCAGAGAATATTTGTTCTGTTGATTTCTCTAGCATCTTTCTGGTGTCCTAGTTTTTCTTTGGGTAATGTAGCTCATTATTTATCGTAATTTGTACAGGAAAAATTACAAGATTGGTTACTGAGGGCAAAACGATTACTACAAGATGAAGTCGACAAAGACaacaaaatttttgaattaagCAGTGGTATGCTACACTTCCCATAGAATATAGCTTGGTGTCCTTTTGATTTTGTTGTGTGGTATCTGTGGTTTTATAGATATGTAGCAATACATTTATACAGATGATAAAACTTCCTTGTAGGCTTTCTAGAAGGTGTAAATTGCCAGATAAATCATGGTCTTTGACCAATTTTGCAAATTCAACATGGATGATAGATTTGCTACAAACAATTAGTAAACTTTACGGGAATAAAATGGATAATAGATTTGCTAAGAATAAAGTGGTGATGATGTCATTGTACTGTTTTGAAACTTCCGTGTAATATGCTGATCAGTAAAAAATTGTCAGTAATTATGTGGAAGTTATCTGCTATTGTCATTTGAACTGTTATGGAGTCTTGTGCTCAGAGCTTGAGGATATATTAAGAATTGTAAGATATCTTGTTGTCCTGACATTTTATGTGCTTTGAATATGTTAATGGCAGTGACAGATGCTAGGAAAGTCATTGATAAAAGTGGTCCGAAGCAAATTGGGGCAGCTATTGAAAATTTGCTGAAGACTGGAAGGTTAAACACACAATCAGGTCTAGATTTACAGCAGGTACAGAAGTAACAGGACTCGCCTTCATTATTGTATTAAGTTGCAGCTTATGCACATTAAAAACATTTGGAATTTAGTCATATACCATTTCATCTAAAAATATATCTTGTGATTGTTATTTGAGTATCATATTGTGTCaatataaatttgtaattttcCCCTAAATTACTGGAAAAGATAAGCAAACTCTGCTTGTTGAAATAACAGTCTTTCCTTTCAAATGTTTCACACATCACACATGCtgaatatttatagataaattgGTTTACCATGCCAGATAAGATAAGTACCACATATCTTCGCAATAGAAATGGGGAATAAGATTATTAATTGGTAAGTTGATTGTTTTGATTCGAAAGGATAcatgaataattttattatcTTAAGATTCTTCACTTCATATGTAGTATCTATCAAACTTTTGGTGTTTTTATTATCATAAGCGTGCTAAAAATGTCTTGTGCAATTTCTAGACTATAGAGAGTAAGCACCAAACCATCGTAAAATCACATGGATACATTGTATGCTTTATGGGCCATACTTATCTCTGATATGAACTACTATTACTTAGAACATAGTGTAGAACCTGGAGTATCTCTAACTTCATTAAGCATTACACCAGCCTCTTTTGTCTAAAATTTTGCTTTTGAGGCTGCATTTTTAGATCAGATTATATATCTTTGTTACGTTACATATGGCTTGTGCTGGTGGGAATCACTAATGAAACAAATCCCCGCCCTTCTATTTGACTATGGGGCACTAGATGTCACCTTACTCTGATTATTTGATTGATTCTTGACTCCATGAAACATTACTAATTTTCTGTTGGTCCTTGTTCTATTCTCGGTTGCTACTTGCAGAGAGCTGGGATGACAGTTATGGCTGAGAGATTAAACTATCTGCGTTTCATTTCACACTTTCGAGCTGTTCATCGAGGTGCTGCATTTGCTGGGCTTCGTACAACAAGTGTTCGGAAGTTGTTGCCTGAGTATGCTCTACTACCCTATTACTTGGAGATTCTATGGATATATTTTCTTTGCATGTTCTTCGTATTCTTCATGTCGTTTATCTGTTTCCTACTTAATGATATATGTACGGTGCAGATCTTGGGGCTTTATGTGTCCTGTTCACACACCCGATGGTGAGCCATGTGGGTTACTGAACCATATGACTTCTTCTTGCCGTAAGTACTCACTTTCAATTTATATTTCATCTGGGGGTTAAGAGTTATTCTTTCCACTCAGTGAATTGGAAGGTCAAACATACTGGAATTTGATTACTAGAAGTATATGAAGATTTAATTAGTTCCAGAATTGCCATTACTATGTTTCTAAGAAACTATTCTGTAATGAGTCTAATGACAGTCACAGCAGATAGGAACAAAGACAACCAATCGGCAACAATTTAGAATTTACGATACAAGATTGCTTATGAATGAGTTTTATAGGCTTACTACTTTAGTGATTCTTCTGTGGAAATAAATTGAATGTGATGGCATATATTACTCTTTGGCAGGGTTAACTTCATATTATGATTCAAAAGGGAAATTGAAAGACTTCCTAGAAATCCGGAAGTCAATATCAAAAGTTTTGGTAAGCATTGGAATGACACCAGCATTGCCGAAGCTTCTGCTAGCTGGCCCTCCTGAAGTACTTCCTGTTCTTCTAGATGGTCGTGTAGTGGGTTCTATTGCTTCTAATATAATAGAAAAGGCTGTCTCCCATATGCGGAGCTTAAAGGTAGAAGCTTCAGAGGTGAGTTATTCATAATTTTTCctgatctattttatttttgaattgcACCATTTTATTCTTTAAAATGTTGCAGATAAATGAAGATCCTGATGTTGATTATGTTCCTTTGAGCGTGGGTTCATAATTTTTCCTGATCTATctgttttattttgaattgaccATTTTATTCTTTAAAATGTTGCAGATACCTGAAGACCTTGAGGTTGGTTATGTTCCTTTAAGCATGGGTGGAGCTTACCCTGGCTTATACCTGTTCACATCTGCATCTAGATTTGTTCGTCCAGTGCAGAATCTCCAAATACCTTCTGAAAAGAGCAATAATATTGAGCTCATAGGTCCCTTTGAGCAGGTGGGTAGAAGCTCTTTGTGACATTGCGTTGCCTGTCTGTATCTCTGTGATACATGAATAGGCTGAAACTTAAATTTTCTTCTTTATCCGCAGTATCCTCTATCAAGATTTTGCAAGCTATAACATGTATGTGTGCTTGTCTAGGTTTACATGGAAATAAGTTGTCCTGATGGAGGAAATGGTGGAAGGAAGGATGTTTTTCCTGCAACTCATGCTGAAATTCATCCAACTGGAATATTGAGTGTTGTTGGAAATCTTACACCTTGGTCTGACCACAATCAGAGTCCTCGTAATATGTACCAGTGCCAGGTTTTTCATCTCTACGAGGATTAATATCTTGCCCTTTCCCCATGCAAAGTTTGCATTTTTAAACTTTTCAATAACTTGAACAGATGGCAAAACAAACAATGGGTTTTTCTTGTCAATCTCTAAACGCTCGAGCTGATCAAAAGCTGTATCATCTTCAGGTTAGCCCTCGTTCTTTCATGCCCTCCAAATTGGTGGCTGTGAATTCTTCCATGTGCTTTCCTGTGATCCTTAGCTTATGAAAGGGTTTTATGTCTTGTATTTGAACATTTTTGGTGATCCTGGTTACATTGAATTCAATTGTATATTAGTTTAATTCTAGAAATAGATGTTTACAAAATGGCTGTTGTGGTTGACCCAACTTTGTTTAGcataaaatttgtatatttttggCGCCTCTGAAGTATATATGCATTAGTATAGTAGTTAGCAGAGTGATCAGGTAGCCCATATGCAAGGTCGAGCACTTGAGAGTTTCAGCAACTATGACTCTCAATCCACTTTTATACATAATTCGGAATTCTTCTTTGGCCGGAAAGCGTTTTATAAATTCTGCAATTGGTTTTACTTTCTAGAACTGCTGAGAATGAATTCAAAGAAACTGGAATTGCGATATTAAGATCTTTGCCCTATTATCGTGGTGGTGAATTAGTGTATATAATATAGCTAATGGCTTAAACAAGCAAGAACTCCTTCACAAATGGAAGGACACTTGCATACTCTAATGTGCAGCGGAATTATCATTCTGTCATTCCATCAATCCTAATATTATGGTCCATTAACTAATCAGGAAGTTTTTTCTTTGTATTAATTTCTTACTCTAATGTGGTTTATGCCACATAGTTGGGTTAAATGTTGGGGTATTTTCTCAATCATTCTTTTTTAGGACATGGAATGATGTCTATGGATGTCACACAAAGTTTGGTAGTTTcccaaatatttttattttaagttgtaattgaGAAACTTTGTTGAATAACTTGTGcaagttaattttattttatttttaataaattgagCCTTCTTGCCTAAGGAGTTCACTTATTTTATATT
This genomic interval from Salvia splendens isolate huo1 chromosome 13, SspV2, whole genome shotgun sequence contains the following:
- the LOC121762572 gene encoding DNA-directed RNA polymerase I subunit 2-like; translated protein: MGASTGVNEEEKVVKSARRPHLAEEKDYEALREIFRHHIESFDHMLDNALYAMMQNVKPVEVLDPATKLKLRIWLSDPEIFEPQKEFSRAMTDPLYPFECRQAKLSYSGTFMAYLNFQYGDGGVIRDKISLGQFPIMLKSKKCHLRAAETPKELVSLKEEPSEMGGYFILNGHERVIRLVVLPKRNYPTSMVRNSFRERREGYTDKAVVIRCVREDQSAVSVKLYYLNSGSARLGFWIQGREYLLPVGIILKALTETTDHEIYVSLTSSYNEKYDRGKGSVGTQLIGERAKIILDELQHFSLYTRTQCIQHIGEHFQAVMMRLEKQSYSDVADTVLRDYIFVHLDDNIDKFNLLILMLQKLFSLVDQTSVPDNPDSLQHHEVLLPGHLITIYLKEKLQDWLLRAKRLLQDEVDKDNKIFELSSVTDARKVIDKSGPKQIGAAIENLLKTGRLNTQSGLDLQQRAGMTVMAERLNYLRFISHFRAVHRGAAFAGLRTTSVRKLLPESWGFMCPVHTPDGEPCGLLNHMTSSCRLTSYYDSKGKLKDFLEIRKSISKVLVSIGMTPALPKLLLAGPPEVLPVLLDGRVVGSIASNIIEKAVSHMRSLKVEASEIPEDLEVGYVPLSMGGAYPGLYLFTSASRFVRPVQNLQIPSEKSNNIELIGPFEQVYMEISCPDGGNGGRKDVFPATHAEIHPTGILSVVGNLTPWSDHNQSPRNMYQCQMAKQTMGFSCQSLNARADQKLYHLQTPQTPIVRTQTYEKYNIDDCPLGTNAIVAVLAYSGYDMEDAMVLNKSSVDRGMFRGYIYQTETVDLAEDKFRADRFQRSFGRSNVDKSSHQFIDSDGLPFVGQSIGPGDPYCSVYNEVTSSVSTNKLKGSDHAYVDYVAVDSKNKKHLQKANIRFRHPRNPVIGDKFSSRHGQKGVCSQLWQDTDMPFSGATGMRPDLIINPHAFPSRMTIAMLLESIAAKGGALDGNFVDATPFSSSMKKSDGSESDSSLIDELGSQLVKRGFNHHGLEVLYSGVYGTELTCEIFIGPVYYQRLRHMVSDKFQVRSTGKIDQVTRQPIKGRKRGGGVRFGEMERDSLLAHGAAYLLHDRLHKSSDYHIADVCSLCGSILTTSLIQSDQKKVREMIGMRLPSKAPKKVTCVSCKTSKGMETVAMPYVFRYLAAELAGMNIKMTLELSN